In Bifidobacterium adolescentis ATCC 15703, the sequence CATCCAGGCCGTGCAGGCGTTGGAGGCGGGCGGCCTGAACCTCGACCAGTCCATGCGGCAGTGGGAGATCGGCGAGGCGTTGGCCAAGCGCGCGCAGAGCCTGCTTGGCGAGGTCCGAGCCAAGCTCGACGCCGCGCAGGCCGAGCAGGCCACCGCGGCCAACACCGCAGGAACGCAAGACAATCTGGCCTGAGCA encodes:
- a CDS encoding exodeoxyribonuclease VII small subunit; the encoded protein is MSNEAAPASSLTDKEREAIAQMPYEEARDKLIQAVQALEAGGLNLDQSMRQWEIGEALAKRAQSLLGEVRAKLDAAQAEQATAANTAGTQDNLA